One region of Pagrus major chromosome 5, Pma_NU_1.0 genomic DNA includes:
- the jkamp gene encoding JNK1/MAPK8-associated membrane protein has protein sequence MAVAMSSTCPGLYCGRMMVNGSVEGDCGVCPRGERTNLHKVCERCTESPELYDWLYLGFMAMLPLVLHWFFIEWYSGKKSSSALLQHITAMLECSVSAVVTLLVTEPVGMLSIRSCRVQMLSDWYTMLYNPSPDYVNTLHCTQEAVYPLYTIVLIYYAFCLVLMMLLRPLLVKKIACGLGKSDRFKSIYAALYFFPILTVLQAVGGGLLYYAFPYIILVLSLVTLAVYMSASEIQSFKNLVAKKKRLVVLFSHWLLHAYGIISISRLDKLEQDLPLLALVPGPALFYIATAKFTEPSRILSEGGNGH, from the exons ATGG CTGTAGCCATGAGTTCAACGTGTCCAGGCCTGTACTGTGGCAGGATGATGGTCAACGGATCAGTGGAGGGAGACTGTGGG GTGTGTCCTCGTGGAGAGCGGACCAACCTGCATAAGGTGTGTGAACGCTGCACTGAGTCCCCTGAGCTCTACGACTGGCTCTATCTGGGCTTCATGGCCATGTTGCCACTGGTGCTGCACTGGTTCTTCATTGAGTGGTACTCTGGAAAAAAGAG TTCCAgtgctctgctgcagcacatCACAGCCATGTTGGAGTGCAGCGTGTCAGCTGTGGTCACCTTGCTGGTCACAGAGCCAGTGGGAATGCTCAGTATCCGTTCCTGTCGAGTCCAGATGCTGTCGGACTGGTACACCATGCTGTACAATCCCAGTCCAGACTACGTCAACACGTTACACTGCACCCAGGAGGCCGTCTACCCACT CTACACCATTGTGTTGATCTACTATGCGTTCTGCTTGGtgctgatgatgctgctgcGTCCTCTGTTGGTGAAGAAGATAGCATGTGGTCTGGGCAAGTCTGATCGCTTCAAGAGCATCTACGCTGCTCTCTACTTCTTCCCcatcctcactgtgctgcaggCTGTGGGAGGAGGTCTGCTCT actaCGCGTTTCCCTACATCATACTGGTCCTGTCTCTGGTCACACTGGCTGTTTACATGTCTGCCTCTGAGATACAG TCTTTTAAGAACCTGGTTGCTAAGAAGAAGCGTCTGGTTGTCCTGTTCAGCCACTGGCTGCTCCACGCCTACGGCATCATCTCTATCTCCCGACTGGACAAGCTGGAGCAGGACCTGCCGCTGTTGGCCCTGGTGCCAGGTCCGGCCCTGTTCTACATAGCCACAGCCAAGTTCACTGAGCCCAGTCGCATCCTGTCTGAGGGCGGCAACGGACACTGA
- the cox8a gene encoding cytochrome c oxidase subunit 8A, mitochondrial: MPLLLRTIARRAAPVLRGHTVAQRAHISGKPAKGTVGPVETVVGIGMFSMAILAPSGWILAHLEDYKKKD, translated from the exons ATGCCGCTGCTCCTGAGGACCATCGCCCGCCGCGCTGCGCCTGTCCTGCGGGGACACACAGTCGCTCAGAGGGCTCATATCTCCGGCAAACCGGCCAAGGGGACCGTCGGCCCAGTT GAAACTGTTGTCGGAATCGGCATGTTCTCCATGGCCATCCTGGCACCGTCTGGATGGATCCTGGCCCACTTGGAGGACTACAAGAAGAAAGATTAA
- the LOC140995996 gene encoding mitogen-activated protein kinase kinase kinase 7-like, protein MVETPAGCVFEDIQYEDIQVEAAVGRGTFGVVFKAIWKGKDVAIKTIESENERNAFLVELRQLSRVNHPNIVKLYGSCDNPVCLVMEYAECGSLYNLLHSADPQPNYTAAHAMSWCLQCAQGVAYLHAMKPKALIHRDLKPPNLLLVARGTVLKICDFGTACDIQTYMTNNKGSAAWMAPEVFEGSNYSEKCDVFSWGIILWEVITRKKPFDEIGGSAFCIMWAVHRGTRPPLIKDLPEPIETLMTRCWDKEPSQRPSMEEVKTTMSNLMKYFPGSDEPLKLPHQSSATSTGSYAEYTINSNRSDDNTEHRNSVGREETLKSFEAKFPLQFKPSKTATLRTGLSRVSSTDSQQGRSQSPTPCTSPVTTTGQSELRMTFSPTATNGLDSSIPLAYLKLDHQLQPLAPCPNSKESMAVFEQHIRMAQEYLKVQSEIAQLVRRKQELVLELEQDQREQQTSSRLIQEHSKLLEDNSSLSTHCQGLKSKLSLIKSQNQHHS, encoded by the exons ATGGTGGAGACTCCAGCGGGCTGTGTCTTTGAGGACATCCAGTATGAAGACATCCAAGTTGAAGCG GCTGTTGGCAGAGGGACGTTTGGAGTTGTCTTCAAGGCCATATGGAAAGGAAAGGATGTAGCAATCAAGACCATTGAGAGTGAGAATGAGAGGAACGCTTTCCTTGTTGAG CTCCGCCAGCTCTCCAGAGTGAATCACCCCAACATTGTTAAACTGTACGGCTCCTGTGATAATCCA GTCTGTCTGGTCATGGAGTATGCAGAATGTGGCTCTTTATACAACT TGTTGCACAGTGCAGACCCACAGCCCAACTACACAGCAGCACATGCCATGAGCTGGTGTCTGCAGTGTGCCCAGGGAGTCGCCTACCTGCATGCTATGAAGCCAAAGGCCTTAATTCACCGCGACCTCAAACCACCAAA TCTGCTCCTTGTAGCTCGAGGCACTGTGCTGAAGATATGTGACTTTGGAACAGCCTGTGATATTCAGACCTACATGACTAACAATAAAGGCAGTGCAGCCTGGATGGCACCAGAGGTGTTTGAAG GCAGTAACTACAGTGAGAAGTGTGACGTGTTCAGCTGGGGCATCATCCTGTGGGAGGTCATCACCCGCAAGAAACCCTTCGATGAGATTGGAGGCTCAGCATTTTGTATAATGTGGGCCGTCCACAGAG GTACACGTCCTCCTCTCATCAAGGACCTGCCAGAACCCATAGAGACTCTGATGACCCGCTGCTGGGACAAAGAACCCAGCCAGAGACCGTCCATGGAGGAGGTCAAGACCACCATGAGCAATCTCATGAAG TACTTCCCAGGTTCTGATGAACCACTCAAGCTCCCTCACCAGTCTTCAGCCACCAGCACAG gctctTATGCTGAGTACACCATCAACAGTAACAGGAGTGACgacaacacagaacacagaaactCTGTTGGCAGAGAAGAAACCCTGAAAAGCTTTGAGGCCAAATTTCCACTTCAGTTCAAACCATCAAAG ACAGCCACATTACGTACAGGTCTGTCCAGGGTGTCCAGTACAGACAGTCAACAAGGACGCTCCCAAAGCCCCACCCCCTGCACCAGTCCTGTAACCACCACTGGCCAGTCAGAGCTGAGGATGACGTTTAGCCCCACAG ctacCAATGGTTTAGACAGCTCCATTCCCTTGGCCTACCTGAAACTGGATCACCAGTTACAG CCTCTGGCTCCGTGTCCAAACTCCAAAGAGTCCATGGCAGTGTTTGAGCAGCACATCAGGATGGCCCAGGAGTACCTCAAAGTTCAGTCAGAGATCGCTCAGCTTGTTCGGAGGAA ACAGGAGCTGGTGTTGGAGCTGGAGCAGGACCAGAGGGAGCAGCAGACCTCATCCAGACTCATCCAGGAGCACAGcaagctgctggaggacaacaGCAGCCTGTCGACCCACTGCCAGGGTCTGAAGAGCAAACTGAGCCTGATCAAGAGTCAGAACCAGCACCACAGCTAG